The proteins below are encoded in one region of Cyclopterus lumpus isolate fCycLum1 chromosome 8, fCycLum1.pri, whole genome shotgun sequence:
- the slc25a19 gene encoding mitochondrial thiamine pyrophosphate carrier: MVGYDPGAQGAAHSPEEAALSGSAAGMVTRVLISPLDVLKIRFQLQIERVSSRRPEGKYRGLFQASRCIYSEEGLSAFWKGHIPAQLLSICFGAVQFATFECLTEAVHKSTLYDGQTAGVHFVCGGLAACSATVVCQPLDTLRTRFAAQGETKVYRNMRHAVSTMCRSEGVLSFYRGLCPTLVAVFPYAGLQFYFYNVFKKLLPPAPKETGNLGGHLKSLVCGSGAGMISKTITYPFDLFKKRLQVGGFEAARVQFGQVRSYRGLVDCMVQIAKEEGVRGFFKGLSASLVKAALSTGFTFFLV, encoded by the exons ATGGTGGGCTATGACCCCGGGGCTCAGGGTGCAGCCCACTCCCCAGAGGAGGCCGCCCTGTCTGGGTCAGCAGCTGGCATGGTCACCCGGGTGCTCATCAGCCCCCTTGATGTGCTTAAAATCCGATTTCAG CTGCAGATTGAGCGTGTGTCTTCACGGAGGCCCGAGGGAAAGTACCGGGGCTTATTTCAGGCATCCCGGTGCATTTATTCAGAGGAGGGCCTCTCTGCTTTCTGGAAAGGCCACATCCCTGCACAGCTCCTCTCCATCTGCTTTGGGGCTGTCCAG TTTGCCACTTTTGAGTGTCTGACGGAGGCGGTCCACAAGTCAACGCTGTACGACGGCCAGACAGCAGGAGTTCACTTCGTATGTGGCGGCTTGGCTGCGTGCTCGGCGACTGTGGTCTGCCAGCCTCTGGACACACTGCGGACACGCTTTGCAGCTCAGGGAGAAACCAAG GTGTACAGGAACATGCGTCATGCCGTGTCCACAATGTGCCGCTCAGAGGGCGTGCTGAGCTTCTACCGCGGCCTGTGTCCAACGCTGGTGGCGGTGTTTCCTTACGCTGGGCTGCAGTTCTACTTCTACAATGTCTTTAAGAAACTGTTGCCTCCAGCACCCAAAGAAACTGGAAACTTAGGAG GGCACCTGAAAAGCCTGGTCTGTGGCAGTGGAGCTGGAATGATCAGCAAAACAATCACATACCCGTTTGACCTCTTCAAGAAGAGGCTGCAGGTGGGGGGCTTTGAGGCAGCCAGAGTTCAGTTTGGACAG GTGCGGAGCTATCGAGGCCTGGTGGACTGCATGGTTCAAATAGCCAAAGAGGAGGGCGTCCGAGGCTTCTTCAAAGGTCTCTCGGCCAGCCTTGTGAAGGCTGCATTGTCAACAGgcttcaccttttttttggtaTGA
- the LOC117735468 gene encoding MIF4G domain-containing protein B-like isoform X1: protein MENTTDDYKIQSFDLDTQMLLKTALKDPSSVNLVKVSNIIVDQSLKDQVFSKEAGRICYTIVQAEAKQSNGSVFRRNMLNRLQQEFKNREEMRGRSLQEWVCYVTFICNVFDYLKVNNMPMVALVHPVYDCLVRLAQPDALMKEEEVDCLVLQLHRIGEQLEKVNSPRMDELFFLLRDGFLLQEGLSSMARLLLLEILEFRAGGWLLSGTAHKYYYSEIAD from the exons ATGGAAAACACTACTGATGACTATAAGATCCAGTCATTCGACCTGGACACGCAGATGTTGCTGAAGACAGCCTTGAAAG ATCCAAGTTCAGTGAACCTGGTGAAGGTATCCAATATCATCGTGGATCAGTCTTTAAAGGACCAGGTTTTCAGCAAAGAGGCCGGACGTATCTGCTACACCATCGTGCAG GCTGAGGCCAAGCAGAGCAATGGAAGTGTGTTCAGGAGGAACATGTTGAACCGCCTCCAGCAGGAGTTCAAGAACCGCGAGGAGATGAGGGGCCGCTCGCTGCAGGAGTGGGTGTGCTACGTCACGTTCATCTGTAACGTCTTCGACTACCTCAAA GTGAACAACATGCCGATGGTGGCGCTGGTCCATCCTGTGTATGACTGTCTGGTCAGGCTGGCCCAACCAGATGCTCTAatgaaagaagaggag GTGGACTGCCTGGTGCTGCAGCTGCATCGCATcggggagcagctggagaaggtGAACAGCCCGCGGATGGACGAGCTCTTCTTCCTGCTGCGGGACGGCTTCCTGCTCCAGGAGGGCCTTTCCTCGATGGCacgtctgctgctgctggagatcCTGGAGTTCAGGGCCGGAGGCTGGTTGCTCAGCGGCACGGCCCACAAGTACTACTACAGTGAAATCGCTGACTAG
- the LOC117735468 gene encoding MIF4G domain-containing protein B-like isoform X2, translated as MENTTDDYKIQSFDLDTQMLLKTALKDPSSVNLVKVSNIIVDQSLKDQVFSKEAGRICYTIVQAEAKQSNGSVFRRNMLNRLQQEFKNREEMRGRSLQEWVCYVTFICNVFDYLKVDCLVLQLHRIGEQLEKVNSPRMDELFFLLRDGFLLQEGLSSMARLLLLEILEFRAGGWLLSGTAHKYYYSEIAD; from the exons ATGGAAAACACTACTGATGACTATAAGATCCAGTCATTCGACCTGGACACGCAGATGTTGCTGAAGACAGCCTTGAAAG ATCCAAGTTCAGTGAACCTGGTGAAGGTATCCAATATCATCGTGGATCAGTCTTTAAAGGACCAGGTTTTCAGCAAAGAGGCCGGACGTATCTGCTACACCATCGTGCAG GCTGAGGCCAAGCAGAGCAATGGAAGTGTGTTCAGGAGGAACATGTTGAACCGCCTCCAGCAGGAGTTCAAGAACCGCGAGGAGATGAGGGGCCGCTCGCTGCAGGAGTGGGTGTGCTACGTCACGTTCATCTGTAACGTCTTCGACTACCTCAAA GTGGACTGCCTGGTGCTGCAGCTGCATCGCATcggggagcagctggagaaggtGAACAGCCCGCGGATGGACGAGCTCTTCTTCCTGCTGCGGGACGGCTTCCTGCTCCAGGAGGGCCTTTCCTCGATGGCacgtctgctgctgctggagatcCTGGAGTTCAGGGCCGGAGGCTGGTTGCTCAGCGGCACGGCCCACAAGTACTACTACAGTGAAATCGCTGACTAG
- the mrps7 gene encoding 28S ribosomal protein S7, mitochondrial, producing MAASITGLLKPWTPRVLLVRWSRYNPYYLEPEVRKEAYSTPETELSAEEKEQRELKTLRPIKAATSGVSSSVFSDPVLSKFINMMMTDGNKILAREIMTDTLEIIKRKQVEKYHKAPEGKKQEIECNPYTIFHQALENCKPVVGLASIQKGGKYYQVPIPLSDNRRRFLAMTWMISECRDNKHRRMHMYEKLSQELLAASVKEGNVIKKKFELHKMAEANRAYAHYRWW from the exons ATGGCTGCCTCCATCACAGGATTATTAAAGCCTTGGACACCAAG AGTGCTCCTGGTGAGGTGGAGCAGATACAACCCGTACTACCTGGAGCCAGAGGTCAGGAAGGAGGCCTACAGCACACCGGAGACGGAGCTGAGTGCCGAGGAGAAGGAGCAACGGGAGCTCAAAACCCTCCGACCCATCAAGGCAGCAACCAGTGGAGTCAGCAGCTCCGTTTTCAGCGACCCGGTCCTCAG TAAATTCATCAACATGATGATGACGGACGGAAACAAGATTTTGGCCAGAGAGATCATGACAGAC ACCCTGGAGATCATAAAGAGGAAACAGGTTGAGAAATACCACAAAGCTCCAGAAGGGAAGAAGCAGGAGATCGAGTGTAACCCGTACACCATCTTCCACCAGGCTCTGGAGAACTGCAAGCCTGTCGTTGGGCTGGCCAGTATCCAGAAAGGTGGAAAGTACTACCAG GTGCCAATCCCTCTGTCGGACAACCGGCGTCGCTTCCTCGCCATGACATGGATGATCTCAGAGTGCAGGGACAACAAACACCGACGCATGCACATGTATGAAAAACTCTCCCAGGAACTACTGGCAGCATCTGTGAAGGAGGGCAACGTTATCAAGAAGAAGTTTGAGCTGCACAAGATGGCCGAAGCCAACCGAGCCTACGCTCACTACCGCTGGTGGTAG